Below is a genomic region from Enterobacteriaceae bacterium ESL0689.
CTTTGGCCGCATGCTTTTTAGCATAGCGATAGAGGTACTCCCATAATTTCGGCGTCAGAATATATTTGCTATCGGTCACCGGCTCCAGCAGCTCGCTTGTGGTGGGACGTCGCGCCGGATAAAACCGGCTGATATCGCGCAGAGTGAAGTCATGGTGAAGATTCAGATCACGACGAAAACCCACTAAAACAATACGCTCACGGTGCTGAGGCAGAAAATGTTGCCCGTCAATAATTTTAGGATCGTTTTTGCCGTTCTCGGCGGCATCTGTAACAGCATAGCCCAGCTCGTCGAGTGTCTTCATAATCACTTTGAAGGTCTTTCCCTTATCATGACTCTTCAGATTTTTGACATTTTCCAGCACAAAAATAGCCGGTTTTTTAGCCTGTATAATTCGGGCGACGTCAAAGAAGAGCGTGCCCTGAGTCTCACACTCGAAACCGTGTGCGCGGCCTAGCGAATTTTTTTTGCTGACGCCCGCAAGGCTAAAAGGCTGGCAGGGGAAACCCGCCAGCAGCACGTCATGATCCGGCAGATGATCATTAATATGGGTACAGGCGACCTCCTGCGGTATATCAGGTTGATGGCTCAGGGTCACTTCCCGGATATCGGGATGAAATTTATGTGTCTGTTGATCGTTAAACCAGTTGGCGTTATAGGTGCGTACTGCCTCTTTATTCCATTCACTGGTAAAGACACACTGACCGCCGATAGCTTCAAAGCCATACCGTATCCCACCAATTCCGGCAAACAGATCAATGAATCGAAAGGCATAATTGGGGTGGTGTGCTGGCGGTTGCGGCAGTATTTCGCGCAGCAGTGTGATTTCGTCGGCTGTCAGTGGCTGAGGGGAACCCTCTCCTTTAAGCCAGCGATGAAGGGTTTCCTGCCGCCAGGCGTTGTGACCGGCTTTTCTGAGTAACGCGGCCACATATTTCTGGTCATAGATGGCTAATACCTGAGCAAGAAGTTGGTTGTCACTTTGCTGGCGTTGTTGTTCCTTTTCTGCTTGTGCAGACCGATGTCGGGCCAGTAATTCAAACTCAGACATAATTTCTCCGCCGGGGAATTGCGGCAAAATGATATCACTCATTGCATGTGGAACG
It encodes:
- a CDS encoding DNA cytosine methyltransferase; amino-acid sequence: MSEFELLARHRSAQAEKEQQRQQSDNQLLAQVLAIYDQKYVAALLRKAGHNAWRQETLHRWLKGEGSPQPLTADEITLLREILPQPPAHHPNYAFRFIDLFAGIGGIRYGFEAIGGQCVFTSEWNKEAVRTYNANWFNDQQTHKFHPDIREVTLSHQPDIPQEVACTHINDHLPDHDVLLAGFPCQPFSLAGVSKKNSLGRAHGFECETQGTLFFDVARIIQAKKPAIFVLENVKNLKSHDKGKTFKVIMKTLDELGYAVTDAAENGKNDPKIIDGQHFLPQHRERIVLVGFRRDLNLHHDFTLRDISRFYPARRPTTSELLEPVTDSKYILTPKLWEYLYRYAKKHAAKGNGFGFGLVDPDNKESVTRTLSARYYKDGSEILINRGWDMALAESDFMNEANQARRPRRLTPRECARLMGFEKPGGKPFRIPVSDTQAYRQFGNSVVVPVFEAVARLLEPYILKAVAGNTSPTASE